CGatttaactgcttatagctattgatttggCTTTTGGATAGTAATGATGCACATTGTGGAATTAGTTTTACcgaactaaagatgttccagtaaccgtcaactcaaaatcgctagtacttgttgacaaatgtcccaatagtggtgcacaaatgttccaacagtggtgcacaaatgggccaattatgaacaaaaaattacaaaaaatgatcggctattggtaaaaaacaaatttattaatggtgttttcactatgacagctattggggggtcaacatgacaataaggtgatagttattggaactatgttatctattggtgctcttcccctattagAGTCTAATACAGGTTCATTAATTCAAAATTATGTATTAGGGGAGTATTGAACTAACTACCACATCTTTAAAAACAGTTAGGTAGGAGGGGGTTTATTGACAATCTACATGTGATATCAAAGTCTCTAGATGACTTTAACGTTAGTAGAAATTCACTTCACATGCACACATGTAGTTAGGAGCTTTGTATTGTGATATATAGAAAACAATAATGTATTATGACAAAATATAGAGAAATAGATGTGGGGTGGATACATTTGTTTTAGTATTTAGAACAAAGTTGTTTCAATCTAAAAATAGAGCAAAGGACGGTGTATGCAAGATCCAATTTGCTATCATTGATTCTCATGTCATTTAAGAGATAAACAATCAATATAGTTAATTACAATTTAGATTGGAGATGTGGTTCAATTAACAGGAGCTTTATGTAATAATAGAACTCCTGACTCAATTGACGAGAGCTTCATGTCATAATAGGCCCTCTATATCTTCCAAATTTCTTAGAGGGTAGGAATTACATGTACAACATGTGGGTAGAGGATAAAACTTGCCTCCAATGGCTAGAAGCTCAAGCTCAGGGGTTTGTGTTATATGTTTCCTTTGGTAGCATTGCTATAAAATTTAAAAGGCAATTACATCAGCTGGCTCATGGATTAGAGGCTTGTGGGTCCTCAGATCAGATAAGGCAAGCCTCTTGATTTACCTGAGGGCTTAAAGGGTCGAACAAAGGATCAGACGCGCCTAATATGGCTCCAAAACCATGCCATTGTACGATCGATAACTTTTGTATTATGTGGACACAAAAATTGTAGAATAGATACAAAATGGTTGCAGGGTTCAATAGAAGCACTGCCGCTGCTATCCCCCACTATAATATAACACGAAAGTTATCGATATACAATAGAACGTTTTTGAAGCCAAAATAACTACAGCCCAAAAAATCAAACCCTAATCTTTATTTGAACAAACCTGCAATTTAATTGACTGTAATGTTAAATACTCacctaaataaataataaaatattataagtaACTTTTTTAtctagaaaacaaaaacaactattATACTGTAAATCCAACTAGATGCTCAAATCTCATAAAACTTTTAAGAGACAGAAAGTACAAAAAAGTTACAGAGATTTCTGAATTTTCAACCCGACTAGTTAGTCTTACTAAACCTGTGATTAGATAAGAGTGGCCTACAAGGGACCATCAAGGATCAGGTTAATGCATGGGTCCATAACTTCTGGGTTTGTCACTCAGTATATCATGCTCTGGATTCTTTTAGTGCTCTGGCTTGAAGACAAGGGCCTCAAAATGCGTATTGAAGGGGAATAAATGATGCCTGTTTTGCACGCAGTAATCGTGTCATGTCCTGGACAAGGCCATGTCAATCCACTGATGAATTTTGCAGAGCTGCTGGCCATGCGAGGATTTTTCATAACCTTTGTTACAACTGAATGGACGGATCAGCGCCTTTTAGAAGCAGCTTCCAAAGATGCAGCTGCACGTGACCGTGAGTTTCAAGAAAGGGGCTTCAAATTCCGGTTTTTAACTATCCCAGACGGCTTCAAGCCGGAAAAGGGCCGAACTTCCGATATTGGTGAGGTTTTCCTTGCGCTGCAAAGTTTGGGCCCTACTTTGGAAACTGTTTTAATGGCAGCAGATAAATCTGTACCGCCAGTCACTTGCATTATTTCGGATAGCTTTTTATCCTGCACAGCAGAGGTAGCTAAAAATATTGGGGTACCCAGAGTTCTCTTCTGGACTACTTGTACTGCATATGCCATTATTCAGACAAACGCTAACTTCCTTCTTTCTCAAGGCTATATCCCTGTCAAAGGTAACAGATTTCTACAATCCGTGAAGACTGTTATTTGTCATTCTAAAAATAGCTGTGATTAGCAATTTGAGCTATCTAGAACTTAGTGTAAGTGCCTAAATTCTTGTGTCCATACTTCAATTTCAGTTGTTTATATGGTAAAAAGAGATGCTATTGATGTCCCATCCAGTTTCAATGTTATATCTGTTCAGATCAGCCTAAAAATGACAACAGGCTTATTGAATATTTCAAAACTCTCTCACTGTTCTGTTAACCAATTAATAGAGCAGTAAAAACAGTTCAAGCATTTTATATTCAGCAAAATAAGCAACCTATGGTACACTCGCTGTTCTCTGAGTTGACTGAATGTAGGGGAAAGGActtagtagttgtgcaccctaacttcgcgcttctcaaaatcttacttggaaatttcaaatctcttCGATTTTTTTAcaatagcttacttggcaagtcccctgcgtataactaaggtttcagggtcacatcatcaaatatgatgccacttCAGCATggcttttgccaaggtgtccaaaacagccccccaaaaaaagagaccaataggcgtgcaaaagagaccccaatagttgtgcagctaacTTGGCATCACccgattggttactttttacaatattagtacatttcttaacaactattggtacatttcctaacaactgttggtacatttcctaacaaaaaatgatattttttgtttcaaacaataagttttatttgttctgtttttggaacaaaaagtatcaacaaccttcacaacaattggtacatgctcaactactgggtcctttcccctaaataGGAGAGGAGTTCACGGTAGAGTGGGGTTCAATTTCAGAAAGATAGTTGGGTATAATTAAGAGGAGTATAAAAAGTGTCATGTCAATATTCATCTTCAAAAAGATTTCAATAAATCTTAAAAAGCAATCAATTATGTGATGTCACATTTGTGCACCAATAAACATGACTTAAAATATAATTATGGGTCTTACTTTTTTTAGGATCATTTTGGAGACTTCAAcaaaaaagcatgctgatgtagCATTGTATTTGATCTCATGAACTGGAAATCATTGATAAGTAAGCAGCTATAAAAAATTTAGACACATTTGAAATATTCAGATAAAattttgaaaagtttgaaatatccACACAAACAACTTACAAGAAACAGAAAAAATTAAATCCCCAAAAAACAAAATTGTTCAATTAACACAGAAAATGCACTAATAATAATCTTGAATTTTCAGAATCTGTCATACAGAGAAGGGGAGATTGTACATAGAGTGATACAGCCTTTTAACAAAAAAACGAAAAAAGAGACatctaaaaatgaagtttgaatcctCTGAAAACAGTTAGATAGGAGGGGATTTATGGGCAATCTACATGTGGCATCAAAGTCTAGTAGAGATTCAATATTTCAGAATTATGTACCAGGAGAGTATTGGACTAATTGTCACatctttaaaaattgattttgtgAACTAATGCTCATTTCAAAATTTACTAACCCTCACAAATTAAATCAGATTTTCTGTTTAAAAAGGAAATCATTTTGAACAATTTTTTAGATTATTGTCTTATTTTTGAATTCATTGTATGAGATTTTGTTTGTATCAATATTCTGGATCATACTCCTTGATCCATCATTAGAATATAAAAGAAtgccaaaaaataaaaattttaaatttttttctaatatttttatttttattaaaacttGATCTATTTACATTTGTGTCTTCACACCTGTCTACTCCTAATAAATCTGTGTCAAAAATATTGACTTTCAAATTCTATATTTAAAATCATTCTCTATATCAATTACAATATCTATCTCTgcattatttttttcttattaCAGAGCTTCTGTAGTGTATTATGAAAAATATATAGAGAAATTGATGTATACAGCAGCATTGTAAGTTTACAGAAATAGAATTAACATTAGTAGTCTTTTCTTTAATTCCAATGTCTGATAGAGATTGATATTCATGTTTGATGCATTCTGGCataacctttttttttttcttttgtcttttgagTGAATACATTTGTTTCAGTACTTCAAACAAGAGTTGTTTCAAAACAGGGTGTATGTAAGGTTTGCTTTTCTATTATGGATTTCCATGTCATTTAAGAGATtaaaaattatgtatattttatATTCTATATTTCAAATCACATTcaatataaataatttatattctATATTTACTTGCAAtcacattcaacaatctacaatcTATCATAAATAATTCTTCATGATAGATTATTGAATCTGATTGCTTTTATAGAACTGACTTCGATGTCATgatcttttctaatatttttttgcaTTGTTATTGTAGAGGAGGACTTGAAATCCAAGGAGAAACTAATTACATGTCTTCCTGGAAAACTCCCACCTATAAGGCCAACAGACTTACCATCCTTCTACAGAGAACAACACATCTCTGAGCTCATTTACGGAGCCTTTCTCCATGAATCTCGCATCCAAAAGATAGCAGATTACATACTAGTGAACACATTTGATGAGCTAGAAGGAGGCAAAGAAGCACAAATGGGTCTCAGCATTAATGGATGCCCTGCTCTGGCAATAGGCCCTGTTTATCTTCCAAACTTCTTACAGGGTAGGAATTCCATGTACAGCATGTGGGAAGAGGATAAAACCTGCCTCCAATGGCTAGACGCCCAAGCGCAGGGGTCTGTGTTATATGTTTCCTTCGATAGCATTGCTGTAAAATCTGAAAAGCAATTGCATGAACTGGCTCTTGGACTAGAGGCTTGTGGATACCCGTTCCTGTGGGTGCTCAGATCAGATATGGCACAAGGCAAATCCGTGGTTTTACCAGAGGGCTTCATCGATCGAACCAAGGATCGAGCCTTGATTGTTAATTGGACGAAGCAGTTGGAGGTAAGGAGTTTTATGTGTTATTATTGTCTGTGACTGGTTCATGCATACATAATGTATACACAATCTTAATGTAGAGGTCTTCCCCTTTACCTAGTTCACTAACATCTAATCTTTTAAGTACACCTAAGTTAGAAAGAAGAATTTTGGTGCATCTCATACTATATTATAGTTCTCATCCATTTTTCCAAGGTTAATGAGAACTGTGATGACAAGAAAAGAATACCATATAAGTTCACAAGTGGATGTAAGAAGAATGTTGGTGCATCTCATACTATATTATAGTTCTCATCCATTTTTCCAAGGTTAATGACAATTGTGATGACAAGAAAAGAATACCATATAAGTTCACAAGTGTAAcaacatgcatcacataaggtGACTAATATGATTTTCATATCGTACTAAGCTTCTGATTTTTCATATAAATTGTTAATAAAATTATGATGCCATATAGCTTTATCTCACCTAGTGTCTCTACTATCAATCATTGAGATTAATGAG
This genomic stretch from Cryptomeria japonica chromosome 8, Sugi_1.0, whole genome shotgun sequence harbors:
- the LOC131078055 gene encoding 7-deoxyloganetin glucosyltransferase isoform X1, which produces MMPVLHAVIVSCPGQGHVNPLMNFAELLAMRGFFITFVTTEWTDQRLLEAASKDAAARDREFQERGFKFRFLTIPDGFKPEKGRTSDIGEVFLALQSLGPTLETVLMAADKSVPPVTCIISDSFLSCTAEVAKNIGVPRVLFWTTCTAYAIIQTNANFLLSQGYIPVKEEDLKSKEKLITCLPGKLPPIRPTDLPSFYREQHISELIYGAFLHESRIQKIADYILVNTFDELEGGKEAQMGLSINGCPALAIGPVYLPNFLQGRNSMYSMWEEDKTCLQWLDAQAQGSVLYVSFDSIAVKSEKQLHELALGLEACGYPFLWVLRSDMAQGKSVVLPEGFIDRTKDRALIVNWTKQLEVLSHPSVGGFFTHNGWNSTMEAINMGVPMIGWPYFSDQFVNCRFSKDVWKVGLDLEGVDSDEYKMVTKEIVESTIKSLMKGCVGRKLRENILKLKEAATNAVMEGGTSHANLNTFVEDMIKLAKSKV